In Glycine max cultivar Williams 82 chromosome 10, Glycine_max_v4.0, whole genome shotgun sequence, the DNA window ACCCAGATGGCTGAGGATGTGGCTGAGGATGTTCCTCAGTTGCCTGAGGATGTTCCTCAGTTGGCTGAGGATGTGCCTGATGCATCTGATGGTAGCCCAGAGAGGACAGGAGCCATCGATGGTGCTGAGTCTGATCGAGTGGCTAGTGATGGGACAGCTGCTGATGATGAGGGGTTCCCTGGTGGGCCACGCGATCCATCTGTTTTGATAGGATTTGCTGATCATGTGGCACACAGCATATGGCGTGGACAGGTACGTACATATTTTATTCCAGTAATTAGAaagtaatttcttttattttgaaatacacaaatttataaattgttattcAATTTAGGAGCGACCCGATCTCAAGTTGGTCTCCCATGGTAGGAAAGTAGATAAATTTGGGAGACCGACTGCGGCCACCGGATTGGATCCATTATTCAGGTGTTCTGTGATCACCACTGATCCTAGACTCATATCCTCCTTTGTTGAGAGGTGGCATAGGGAGACGAGCAGCTTCCACCTCCCAGTAGGGGAGGTGACGATCACTCTAGACGATGTTTTGTCGCTCCTGCACGTCCTGATTACTGGCGCGCTGCATTCATTTGGGCCGCTGGCTACATCTGACGCAGTTGCATTGTTGACAGAGCTACTTCAGGTCACCCCAGACGAGGCTACAGCTGAGACACATCAGGCAGGTGGGCCTCATGTTCGGTTGTCCTGGCTTCGGGACATGTACCAGAGTAGGTGTCGGGCTAGGCAGTGGGTTGCTGCAGCTCCGGCGTACCTACTTCATTTGGTTGGTTGCACTCTTttcgctaacaagagtgcaacccatGTCCATGTTGTGCACCTGCAGGCATTCAGAGACCTGGCACAAGTAGGGACATTCTCTTAGGGAGAGGCCGCTTTGGTACACATGTACGATCAGCTTAACGAGGCGTCGCAGGCCCCTACACGGCAGATGGCTGGTTACATTTCACTACTTCAGGTGACTATCGCTgcttgtaatttaaattaaagtaaaattcaaTCCATGTTTGATTGCTGATGTTGACTTTTTGTTTGTAGTGCTGGATTTACAAGCACTTTCCATCAGTCCACAGGTCTGTTGTTGACGATGGTTATGCTGAGGCTAGCCCATGTGCCTGTAGGTGGTTTACGGGTAAGGCCCAGATGACCGGCATTAAGGGAGCCCCTTACAGAGCACGTATTGATGCCCTAACAGTCACTGACGTCTGTTGGATGTCGTATGCTGAGCATCGGGAAGTTCGGGGCTATGACTTGATCTCCTCGTACATGGGGCAAGTCAGATGGGGTCCGATCATCGTCTACCTTCGACCAGAAAGGGTGGTTCGGCAGATGGGGTACATTCAAATAGTTCCTCCGCCACCGGTTCGTGATTCGTTGACAGGTACTGATATAGACGACCGATGGGTACAGTTTTCAGATCATGTAGTGCCTACAGGGGAGCTTTGTGTAGTTCCTGGGCAGGTGGCCCCAAactacatggagtggttttttCAGATTTCACACCCCTTTGTGACGCCGACGGAGGACACTGCTGAGCCCAGACCTGTGTCTCCCCTTCCCACTCCTGATGATGACTTCGTGGAGCCACCTGTCGCCCAGGTTCCAGTCACGTCAGATCCCCCTGCGCATTCTGTGGTAAGCTATgtactttttcttaattttattattttttataaattcatactCACTTGTTATTTTCACTGAGACAGGTTGATTGCACAGCATGTGTCAGGATGGGAAGGATTGCTGAGCAGTTGGAGCGCGTCATCAACCTCAGGATGGTGACTGCAGGGACTGACTTATATGATATCATGGATCTTTGCCTGAGGATAGCTAGAGATGACGACCCAGATGACAGTCTTAGGCCGCGACAAAGACCCCGCATAGATtatgatttatcttttttattgtatttgtttatgtatttaaattttagtatttgtttttgtatttgttaaaaCACATTGACTTAGATAATgtctatatttctttatgtatttaaattatgtttttacttaaattatgtctttatgtatgtttttacttaaatataatgTCTCTATTTCTTTATGAAGTtagacatattaaaaaataagttagaaattttaaaaacataagttacaaattttaattgattgaaacaaataacttagaaattttaattgaatgtaattaattggacaaaataagttagaaattttaagttatactgaaaattattatataatttaaacaacaataagttagaaatttcaaataaagaagttacaaatttaaaataaataagttagaaatttaaaataataagttagaaattgattgaaacaaataacttacaaattttaattgttgaaaaaaataagttagaaatttaaaaaaaaataagttagacatttaaaaaataagttaccaattttaaaaaataagttagaaatttttaaaaaaaatgagttagaaatttaaaaaaaaaaaactaagctagaaactttaaaaaaataagttagtcattgaaacaaataacatacaaattttaatttttacttaaaattattatataatttaatgaaaaacaagttacaaatttcaaaaaaataagttaaaattttaaaaaaataagttagacatttaaaaaaataagctagaaattttttaaaaaataagttagtcatttaaaaaaataagtttgaaatttaaaaaaataagttacaaatttttaaaaaaatgagttagaaattttaaaaaagaagctagaaattttttaaaaaataagttagtcattaaaacaaataagttacaaatttaaattgattgaaacaaataagttacaaattttaattaaatgtaattgattggacaaaataagttacaaattttaatttgcacGAACGGGTCACAAGCATTTAttccttataaatttttttgctaaaagttgataataaaacttttattcctttttcaTACATACTACACATTACAAATGGGTCACAAACATAACAAATTGACACACTAAGACATATTACATCGACTAGAACATCATGGACACAAATTTAATTTGCACAAAACAGCCTAACATTTAACTAGCATTCAATCACGCAAGGACGTAACCACATCGTCTTCATTTTCCATAACCATTTTACTAAAGAGagccaaaatttctattggcacAAATTGTTTCCAGTAATTAGACTCTACCAGCACCTTCAGCACGTCGTCGTCACATTTCAGCtcaacaattttaaattctaaaacttTCTCAAAATATTCCAAATGACTAGGTTGTCGATAAAACAAACGCCTTACAACTTGGGATTCGTGAATCCCATGAGGAGGATTCCCTTTAGGTGCTacttgcttgatcaaatccttcagttgATCTATGCTACATCCTTTTggaatatcaaatttttttggatttattcCGGTGAACGCGTAACCCACAAAGTTGTTTTGGCGTGGCATGTTCCACCTTCCGTTGTAATACAGAACCACATCATGTGTAGGGATGCTGGGgtgttcaagtaagtttaaaattGCATCTGTTGTTCTACCAACGGTACATAACAACTCAATCGGTCCAACAAATGAAAATTGGTCATTATACATTAACATGGTGTTCACATCCatgtcatttttcaattgcatactTTCAAAGTAAATGTTGTTACCTGTATCTTCCACTGGTCGCCGGTAATGAATTTCATCCACAACTTCATTGTTGTTTAGCCGAAGACTGTTGTGTATTCTGCTTTTGAGAGTTGAAAAATCGCATAGGTTTGGTACTCGCATGGGCACTGGACcagaactttgaaaataaacccCACACTCGTTGTGAATGACGGTtccattttgaaaaatgaatgCCAACCTCGAGTTCACGATCGTCTGGGACGAAGTCTCTCCTAAGAATGCCATTGTTTAtcgaaaattaatttgaaaaactcTGAATACTAGTTGTTGTTGAGTACCATGGACATCCCCATCTATCATTTATATAAATGGCCCAGTCAGGCACATGGCTTCCCTTTTACCAGACCTGTGACTATTTTACATTGTGAAGCATAAAACTAAAGCAACCTCTTGTCACGTCATTCACTGTTGGGTCACGTCAATCATTGTTGTTTGAGAAAAAGGTTGGTTTCAGGCCATGTAAACTTGCCTAAGTACCCCTGTTCggggtttttttaaaattatctgggAAAGTCGTGAGACTCTCCAAAGGTGGCCTGTCTCATGTTTGCACGT includes these proteins:
- the LOC102662214 gene encoding protein MAIN-LIKE 1-like → MAEDVAEDVPQLPEDVPQLAEDVPDASDGSPERTGAIDGAESDRVASDGTAADDEGFPGGPRDPSVLIGFADHVAHSIWRGQERPDLKLVSHGRKVDKFGRPTAATGLDPLFRCSVITTDPRLISSFVERWHRETSSFHLPVGEVTITLDDVLSLLHVLITGALHSFGPLATSDAVALLTELLQVTPDEATAETHQAGGPHVRLSWLRDMYQSRCRARQWVAAAPAYLLHLVGCTLFANKSATHVHVVHLQAFRDLAQVGTFS